In Bradyrhizobium guangxiense, the genomic window AGCACGCCGGTGAGCAGGTTGATCAGCGTGCTCTTGCCGGCGCCGTTCGGCCCGATCAGGGCATGTCGACCGCCTGCCTTTAGCACGAGGCTGACGGCATTGGTGACCTTCAAGGCGCCAAATTGCTTGCAAAGGTCGCGTGTCTGGAGCGCGGCAACCGTCATCTCGCTCGCCTCCAGCGCACGATCTTGCTCCGAACCAGGCTCACGACGCCGAGTAGGCCGCCTCTAGCCGTCAACACGATCGCGATCAGCACCAGGCCGAGCCAGAACATCCAATATACAGGATTGACCGTCGACAGCAGGTCGCGCATCCAGATGAACGCGGCAGCCCCAATGAAGCCGCCGATAAGCGTGCCAATTCCGCCGACGATCAGCATGACGAGGGCCGACACCGATCGTTCGAAGCTCAACGTTTCCAGTGCGACGATCTGTGTGGTCTGCGCCAGCAGCGCGCCTCGCCGCCGATATCGTGAAAGCGATCATCTTGCGCCGTGTGATGGAGACGCCGAGCATCGGAACGCGGGTCTGGTTCTCGCGAATGGCCTGCAGCGCGAGACCCTCCGGCGAGTGGACATAACGCCGGGCGACAAGATAAAGCGTCAATGCGCTGCAATAGGCATACCAGAACGCGGTTCGGCCGAAGAGATCGAACTCGAACAGCCCGAGCAGCGGCCACATCTCGATTCCCTGGAGACCGCTGTCGCCGCCGGTGAGCCAAGGCAGGCGGCTTGCGCCTTCATAGAGCAGAAGCCCGATGCAAAGCGTCACCATGAGCACTGCGGCGCCGCGGACTTTTGCAATCAGCGTGCTGAAGGCGAAGCCGAGAGCGCCGGTCACGAGCCCGGCAGCAAGAACGCCGGAGATCGGCTCGCCCCAGCCATGCGCAGCGAGCAATCCCGCCGTGTAGGCGCCGAGTCCGAAAAAGGCGGCATGTCCGAAGGACGGAATCCCGCCATAGCCGAGCAACAGATCGAGCGACATCGCAAACAGGCCGCCGATTAGGATCTGTGTGAGAAGGACGAGCTTGCCGGGAAAGAGGACATAGCAGGCCGCTGCAGCGATCCAAAAGACCAGCTCGACCAAGGTCCATCTGGCGCGAAAGCGCACCGCAGTTCGCGCGAGGTCGAGAGTGATGTCGCTCATTGCGGACGGCCGGCTAGGCCTTGCGGGCGCACCGTCAGGACGGAAAGCGCCGTTGCATAGATGATAAACGCGCCGATCTCCGGAAGCAGATATTTCCCGGCCACGTCAAGGACCCCGAACATGAGGCAGGCGGCAAACGTTCCGCGCAAGGAGCCGAGCCCGCCGACGCTGACCACGATCAGCAACTCCGTCAGAAATTTGATGGGGAAGTTCGGGTCGAGGCCAAGGAGCTTCACGCTGAGCGCGCCGCCTAGTCCAGCAAGCGCGGAGCCGAGAGCGAAGGCGAGGGCGTACAGTCTTGCGACGTCGATGCCGCAGGATGCCGTCATCCGCCGGTTGAAAACGGCCGCCCTTATCCTGGCGCCAAAATTCGTATGATCGATCAGAACAAGCAGCGACAGAAGAAGTGCCGTGCCGAAGCCGATCAGAAAAAGCCGGTAGCGGCTGACCTCGACAGCGCCGATGCGGACGTTTCCGTCCAGCCATGAAGGCACCGCGATCGCCATCTGCTCTGGACCGACCAGATAGGTGGCTGCGGCAATCGACACGTAGACGACGCCGATCGTCAGCAGGACCTGTTCCAGCTCCGAGGCCTCGTACAGTCTCCGGAAAAGGCTGCGCTCGAGGATCGCACCCACGGCGGCCGCGATGGCGGCAGCCGCTGCCACCGCCGCAAGGAACGGCCACCCGGCCTTGCCGATCAGCAATGCCGCCGTGTAGCCTCCAACCATGGCCAGCGCCGCATGCGCCATATTGGCGAAGCCCATCAGCCCGAGCGTGATGGAGAGGCCACCAGCCATCAGAAACAGCACGAACCCATAAGCGATGCCGCCGATCAGAACGTTGACGAAGCCGACCATGATCTAGCGCGCCGATCCAGGATCCTTGACGTCGGGAATGGTCGCAAACTCCAAATTGACCATCTGTCCGTCCCGATTCTCGACCCTTCGGAAGTAGATGTTCTGCACGATCTCACGGGTCGACGGGTCGATCGCAATCGGGCCGCGCGGGCTTTCGAATCTTGTTTGCTTCAGAAGCTCGATCGTGCGCTCGGGATTGAGATCGCCCTTCTGCGCATCAACGACCGTATAGATGGCACGCAGGACGTCGTAGCTGACGACCGGTATGAAACCGAGCGGCCGGCCCTGCGCGACCGCGTTGAACGCGGCTGCGAACTCTCGGTTGACCTCCGAATCATGCGTCGGGGTGTAAT contains:
- a CDS encoding branched-chain amino acid ABC transporter permease, encoding MSDITLDLARTAVRFRARWTLVELVFWIAAAACYVLFPGKLVLLTQILIGGLFAMSLDLLLGYGGIPSFGHAAFFGLGAYTAGLLAAHGWGEPISGVLAAGLVTGALGFAFSTLIAKVRGAAVLMVTLCIGLLLYEGASRLPWLTGGDSGLQGIEMWPLLGLFEFDLFGRTAFWYAYCSALTLYLVARRYVHSPEGLALQAIRENQTRVPMLGVSITRRKMIAFTISAARRAAGADHTDRRTGNVELRTIGVGPRHADRRRNWHAYRRLHWGCRVHLDARPAVDGQSCILDVLARPGADRDRVDG
- a CDS encoding branched-chain amino acid ABC transporter permease; protein product: MVGFVNVLIGGIAYGFVLFLMAGGLSITLGLMGFANMAHAALAMVGGYTAALLIGKAGWPFLAAVAAAAAIAAAVGAILERSLFRRLYEASELEQVLLTIGVVYVSIAAATYLVGPEQMAIAVPSWLDGNVRIGAVEVSRYRLFLIGFGTALLLSLLVLIDHTNFGARIRAAVFNRRMTASCGIDVARLYALAFALGSALAGLGGALSVKLLGLDPNFPIKFLTELLIVVSVGGLGSLRGTFAACLMFGVLDVAGKYLLPEIGAFIIYATALSVLTVRPQGLAGRPQ